A region of the Anolis carolinensis isolate JA03-04 chromosome 1, rAnoCar3.1.pri, whole genome shotgun sequence genome:
taacaaccaccatgtcagactacgcagggaagtcattgaaatccacaagcatgtggacaatttcaacagaaaggaggaaacgataaaaaatgaacaaaatctggctaccattatttaaaaaacctctaaaatcaggacagtaaataaacaacagcaCTTagaaaacagggtaattccagacagaaaacaatcagggccagctaacacctcccaacaaaggatttccccaggcagtaagcagccagtccttgactttgcaaggccatccaatgctaatcaagctggccaattgctacattcatatttgcctcagacagacaagcctggactttccacagatatataaaccccacctagattccaacagacttcacaacctctgaggattcctgccatagatgcaggcgaaacgtcaggagagaatgcttctggaacatggaaaactcacagcaaccctgcacTGACTTCTTTCATCAGAGGCATGACAACAAGGGAAGAGAGAATAGCCATTCTGTGCCAAGTAGCCatggcatccacactgtagaatccagcttgacactacttttaTCTAACATAGCTCAGTGttctgggatcctgggatttgtagttttggaaaGCATTCAGcctgctctgccaaagagagctggtgcctcagcaaactataactcccaggatcccatagtatcgCATCCATgcagtggtgtcaaaactgcattgattccatcTACATGCCacttctcttaattttttttaaagtgacggATTTAGTTGCAAACCCCTGTTCTCTATTCTAAagcactttttttttcttttcaagaagCTGTGTACCTCCATCTGGAtagctatgagttttctgggctgtatggaagaaacaatcagggcctgctaacaacttccaacaaaatattcccccaggcaggaattaaccaggctttaaagctgcaaggccattcaaggctaatgaaggtggccaattacaaccttcacacctgcctccaacagacaagagttctttctcccaccctggaccttccacagatatataaacctcccttgcctagtttccatgcctgccaaagatgtgggtgaaacgtcaggagagaatgcttcttgaacatggccatacagcccgggaaactcacagcaacccagtgattctggccatgaaagcctttgacaacataattcCATCTGCTCAGTTATGATGGTTTCATATCTTTGCATTAACAaattcagtaataataattttagtgtATGTGCTGACCTCTTACCTTTTGTTAATTGTTACTACGTGGGATCCTATCtatatgcttttaaaattatttttaattgcatgttttaaaaattattaatatcATTGAACTGGCTTAAGAAAATTAGCCCAATCCCTACTTTTGCAGTTCAAAATGTCAGAAAAAACGATAGTATTGTTTTCTGTACCTGATGTTTATAGCATCAAGATATTCATAATGAAATAGTTACAATTTGTTCAGGAAACTGATAGGGCCGTAAACTGgataattttaaaagtattatcAAAATTAGAGAAAAGTATTTATTGACACCATAATTACCAAATTGAAACAAACCTTTTTTTCATGGCTCCTGAACCGCATGGATTTTATTACACAAAGGCACCATTTGTATTACCACTGACCCAaagaatgcattttttaaaaataatctttttatCTGTAATGATTGGAAGCAAGAAAGGGAGGATGACAATCCCACCTCCATGGCATCTTTCTTTGCTGTGATGGCAGCACAGAAGCAGCAAAGGGATCATGGCACAGGTAAGTCCTAGGACCATGGCACAATAAGGGGCTATTGATAGGTTTCGCCCATGGCTAACAAGAGATGGCTTTGTTGTGGGGAGGTGGCGGCCAGCAATGGGTACTAGACAATGTTATTCAGTTGGAACCATCACTAAAGATTGTGGCCCTGCTTCTATGCCAGAATAAAGGATTGTCAGATATGAAGGATTGTGGTGGTGTAGAATGAGGGCTGTTGCAGCAAGGTCATGCCAAAATATGCAGGGTCCTGATCAGGGAAAACATCCATAGTATGAAGCATAGCTCTTGTTGATGGGATAAAGTGTGGTTCTCTACAGTTGTGCATTTTAATTCAAAAGAATATTTGTTCCAAAATGTCATTAAGAGATAGGGTCATTAtgtgaaaaaaattggctacagaaaaaaaaaaaggagctcCCAGTgtcacagcggattaaaccactgagctgctgaacttgctgaccgaaaagttggcagatcgaatccgggaagcagggtgggctcctgctattagccccagcttctgtcaacctagcagttaaagaaaagcaaatgtgagtagataaataggtaccgctctagtgggAAAGTATCGGccctccatgcagccatgctagccacatgctcttggaggaatctacggacaacgccagctttttgccatagaaatggagttgagtaccaacccccaaagtcggacatgactagacttaatgtcaggggaaaacctttaccctttcccTTTACCTACAGAAaagaaataattacaaaaatatataaaaagctcCTGGACTGGTCAACAGAAGAAGAGCAAATTAAGGATTGCATGGTCAAATGGGCAGCAAATATAGGGCAAACAATAAGACTGGAAGAGTgggaaaaaatggaataaaaaattaaaatatacatattcatacGACTTGAAGGGAAAACTAATACAAGATGATGTACCAATAGTATTTAACAACACCTCAAGAACTTtcaaaatattatcaaaatactgcagacaaatgttggaagtgtgaagaGAGTACTGGGACATTTTACTATATGTGGTGTTCATGTAAGAAagtaaaaaatactggaaggaaatatataataaaaatattaaatatttgtttTCAATTTAAACCTGAGTACTTTCTACTTGGAATTATAGACTtcaaaatagagaaaaatgaggATAAATTACTCCATTATTTAACAACAGCGGCCAGAATAACATATGCCCCAAAACGGAAATTAAATGATTTACCAACAACGGAACAATGGATACTAAAAGTGATTGATATAATGAAAATGGACATACTAACAGAGGCAATTATTCAAGATAtacagcaaaaaataaaacagattggttTTTAATTATccattttattaaagaaaaaatgaATTGGTTAGAAGAAATTATCTATTGAAGTAAAACATAGAAAATGAGATATGAAGAGGGAATAGCGATACAACAAAATTAGAGAACACAACAAAGAGGAATATCCATGGGAAGTTAATCCTatattttgtctgtttttttaaaaaaatatattcttttctttttctctttcttctttttccgcTTTTCCTTCTTATCAATTCTTTCTCAGGAGAGAACCTTTTTGAAAACTAAAGTGCCCCCTTTCAGTAGGAATGCAATGGAGGATAAAGCTCCAAATTTTCATGTGGTCCCTTAACCTCCCAGAGATTTACTTCTGGTATACACAGAGGTGTGCATACCCGATGTGTTTGATATGGTCCTTCTGTGACCAAGATATCAATgtttcaagtcacttctgctgaGTCAAGTTAGTGgttttgaaattaaaaagtaTACAGACAACGGGGCTGACGTTGCTTTCATTTTTCCCCAGCAGTGACATGAAAGGACAAAAAGCTGTGCAGATCATTAAACCTCTCATTGTATGCTACCAATGGCTCTGCTGTTTGAACTTCACCGATCATTGGAAACACAGTTTAAGTTAAACTGCAAGTAGaaggaaattattttaaaacggAAATTTAGATTAAATTGAATGCTGCTACTTAATCCTTTTTACACCACAGACAGACAAAGCCAGGTGCTAATTAAGGGCAGTACTGTATACTGTAAATTTAATTGTCTCATGTAACACTACTTTGAACAAATCCTCTGTAGCCACATAGAAGAGTCCATTAATAGAAACTGATTTTGAGCAAGCACAATAGCCCCAGTCTTGGGGACAAAGTAATCTTCCTTTCAATGACCATTAATACTATTTTCATAACTCTACCCATTAGGATACTGAACTTCTGAATGctcaagtattttaaaattcttaaAACTATCAGGTGGTTATCAGAAAATTCTTAAAATAATCAGGTGATTATATCATTGTTATCAGAAAACACATGACACTCTCAATTGACAAACTTGTTTAGATTTCGAGGACTTTCAGTTGGAAAAAAATAAACAGTAGTTTATAGTCAACAAAAGTTAACAATATGAGGAGAGTTAGAGAGGCAATCGTTGTCTTAAGATAGATTTATACTTTCTACTGAAAACAGAATGTATTGACAAATGTGGAAAATCTCATTTTTCTTGTAAATTGATGTAGCATCAGTTAGCCAAGTATCAATGTGATGTTCCTTGCTTCATTTGGCAATATATGAGGCTGTAATGTACGTAGATACAGATATTCACTGCCTTGAGATCTGTTGTCTTAAGTAGTTCACTGGAAACTCAATGAAGATCTCTTTATGTAGGAAGCCTCTTCATATTCCTGTAATGACTACATTTAATTTTCAAATATTAAGTTGAAGGGTGTGTGCATTTTTTCTGAATTAAAATTAGACTACACATTTTCTGTCTTTTCACAGTgtctatatttattttcttttataaagCACAGAGTttgatttttatttaaaacaaaaacaaaaacaccaggAGTTACTTGAGTTCAATGTAGTTTCCACTTAATGTGTTCCAGTGGCATTTAATacttaatatttaaataaaaaggtaAACGAGAATGGTAGAAATTTGGCAAATCTCAATTAAAAAGTGCTGGATTTTTTTGGAACTTTAACAAAGGTAGTGAAGGCCTGGAATAAAAAACTAGCACAATAACATGTGGTCTTTGGAATTTCTTTTTAAGTGACGAAGTGCCAAAATGTGTCATATAAAATCTCTAGATCtttacactttttttaaaaaagaacacataCACTTGAATGACATTATACCTATTACGAGGCACATAAAATCTATCTGATACTGAGTTTAAATCTGTAGAAATTTGGGCCAACATATTTCAAGATATGTAGCAGCTGACAAACTATGACAAACTAGTATAACGTGAAGAGGACATAAAACTTTACTAAAACAGGTATAACAACATCACGAGGTGAATGAAGGTATTTCTCAGAAGCGTTTCCTCCATACCTCTACAAAAACCATCAGAAACAatccatagatttttttttccaaaatacatACTGCACATCATTTTCAtagttttatattcatatttcatatttttacaACCTTAAGGCTTCTAACAATAAACCCAGAATGATATTTCAATATTGTTCTGGTGGTGAATAAAAATGTGATACCCTTATCAACTCTGAAGTGCTGTACTAAAAAGTGGCAAGATACACGTCTTCCAGAAGCACCATAATTAAGAAAAGGACTTTACCAACACCACAATTGATGAATTATAGGAAAGGCCCAGAATATTTTGCATTGCAGTTTGGTTTCATAAAACAATGAGATAGTTTAATTAAGGCCATTAGTTAGCTTTGAACCAACAATGTTAGAACTTTTTGAGCAATGATTGTATTTATGTGAAAAAAGGCAGCTTGTCTTTACCATTTAATGGGGTATATGGTATTGCTTGATGTATACAGAAATATTAAAGTGTTCACTATTTCCATTGTCAAAATGTGAGAATCAGATATGGATTGTTACTCATATGCCAGATGGACTTTCCTAATACTCTTAACAGATTGACTTGGTATAAAAGTTCATGTTCTTATTTTCCAAGCAACTGACTCTTACAAAGTTTAAAAGGCACTGTAAAATAGGGAGTAGCTTCCATTACTTAATATCAATCCTAGAAAGGCTTATGTGGGTTGCCAGGTGTCTCACAAAGACATTTTGTTGGTATTCCGTTATTGAACAGGGTTTTGAAAGAAGCAGAAAAGAGGCAAAAAGAAAGGTAAATTAAAAGAGAaataagcaacaacaaaaacagtgcTTATCAAAATGAACTCTTCCACTCAGGATGATAATTTCTATACTGAAACTGCACTGTGAAGGGTAAAATATGGGACAGTCTTTCCTACTGACTTTTCTCCACAAATAATAGCCTTTTTGCTGGACACAAGCTTTCAGACTGTGCTACATAGTTCATAACACAGACTTGATGTACAAGGCAATTTTAAAGTCTTGCTTGACAAGAAAAAAGTGTAAACACCCTGAAGTGTCACCAactcaaaataaaacaataccacCAAAGGATTGTCACGATGAAGCACCATAGCAGCTGTCCAACAAGAAGAGCAAGAACCTTGCTGGGCTCTCACATAGTGTGTCAACGCAAGATAAAAATGTAATTAACAGCACTGAAATTTACTCTCTGCCTTCAGAGTATCTGAGTCCAGCTTCAGTTTTCCCACATCATTCTCCTCATTGGGAAAGGCTTTGAGGTTTGCAAGGATGTTTTCCACCAAAAACCGAGCAGCTTCATCAATGTTGATATTATCCTGGAAAAACAAGACGATATATCAATGCTTTCTTGCACAGAAGAATTCAGatagtccaaaacaccactgctTCAACATGCAAGTATTCAACACATGTGCTGTTATGTTCATTACAGACACTTCTGTAAAATCTAAGAGCCATAAACAAAGCCTGGATATTTATGAATTATGACTGAATATCAttagtgactttttaaaaaatccacattggCATTCCTAACACATAACAGGAATGAGGCTTGTTCACCAACAGCTAGAAACCCCCTGAAGCCATCTTATCACAGATGTGACTGAatataaaaatgagaaataaaagtatggtaaataaaacaaatcaactCATTGGAATCAAGGCACCAGCTAaatccagcaaaaaggagtatcTTAAAAGCCAAGGGACTTCATAATAAAAATCATAGTCTTACACTGGTTTTGGTGTTGAGAGCTAGCACAGTAGAAGGATTTAAATGAACCTAGGAGATTACATTTTGAATCCTTACACAAGTGGCCTTTTAACTTTTCCCATTTGCAACCTCTTTCTGCCTAAGAAATTttgtgacccctttccacccaagaaaGTTTTATGCAATCTCAAGTATATAgaatgctgccctgcagactaggacgcggaacaatggcttcaaactacaggaaaggagattccacctgaacatcaggaagaacttcctcactgtgagagctgttctgcagaagaactctctcccccggactgtggtggaggttccttctttggaggcttttaagcagaggctggatggccatctgtcgggggtgctttgaatgcgatttcctgcttcttagcggggggttggactggatggcccatgaggtctcttccaactctactattctatgattatatgatcctatgattctatgaataggtataaaatcaaacatttagtaaTAATGAACCattatttgcaaggcttgctaaacaggctgatttttttaTGAACTACAGCTGAAGTACCTTCTGCAGAGTCGACTATAAACACTGCATTTTGTTGCTAGCAGATTtgtgtaaatcaggggtccccaaactaaggcccgggggccggatgcggccctccaaggtcacttacctgccccccactctcagttttagacttaggtttgcccaaagtctgaaatgtcttgaaggcatacaacagtcctaattaacttgactatctcattggccagaagcaggcccacacttcccattgaaatacggataggtttatgttggttaaaattgttttcatttttaaatattgtattgttcttttattgttgctgggttttttgcactacaaataagacatgtgcagtgtgcaaaaggaatttatttgtattttttttcaaatgataattcggcccctcaaaagtctgaggaaccatgaaccggccctccacttaaaaagttgcttgcttcctctgaataaatcttgccacccccccccccccccccattatcatAGGGTCACCATTACTTCTGAGTTAGttcaaggcacacaaaaacaactgcAACAATCAATATACAGTGCAGCAATATTATTTTAAAGTGcttgtcaatttgtccatatacATTTTTATCACATACCAATATATTGAACAGCTGCTTAACAAACAAATGTTATTTTGCAGATACTGTACGTATTATCCCCCACAAGATTTTATTTTAGAACACAcaaatttttgtatactttttgagatttgaaaacacacatttagaaaaaaaaaattacatatgcAAAGTCAAACATCACTGAAATATTTCCCTTTATGGGATTGTGAATTTAGTTGTGAGTAGTTATTTAGATTATTGTTCAAAGAAGGCAGACATGTGATTACCATTTCTTTTAAGAGTCACATGCAACTCTGCTTGTTGCCCTTTCAGATTGCAACCAAAAGAACAGTAGGACTATAAGGCTGGCTCTAGACTTCCTGAAATGTATTTAGGTGTTCTTTCTATATGACTAAACACATGAACATCAGAAATTACACAATTATGTAGCAAAAAGAAAATGTGTCATAGTAAATCAACCCTACACACAGAAGTtgcatttatataaaaaaaaagttAGATGGAAAAGTAAAATGAAGACTTGAAcagattaattaatttattatttcctTCGCTCTAAAGAAGATTACATTAACTTGTTTATGTTCATTTGATCATTACtacattttaaaaccaaataatGAAAAATTCGCCTGACAACTATGCCAAGAAATGTGAGACCAAAATGATGTCTATATGGCAGATGTCAGAGTTAGTATTTCTCTGCTCATTGCTAACATTTCACAGTCTACTCCTGTACTCATTCAAAGCTCCACTTCTTTGCAGCCAAGCTGTTACAAAAACCACAGGAAAACACTGCAAACTGCATAAAAGCCTCATCAGATCGATAAAACTTCAGATTTGCTCACTGAATCAAGAAACTGATATGAAAACTTGTCTAGCAAACTAGAAATGATCTTAAGTTTGTACACGCAGTAACCTCCAGAGAATTCGGCTTTTTACATAACCAAAAACATATTGTCCTTTTTGATAAAATACTTTGTTATTGCTACTATTTGCCCttaagtcaacttcaacttatgataatcctatgaatgaaagaccccCAACAGCTCTGGTCATTAATTGCCTTGTTCAGTTTCTTCAATTTCAGGCCTGCAGCTTCCTTGTTTGAGTCCAATTTCTAATGTAAtcatcctcttttcctactgcctttcacTTTAACAGGCATCATCATCTTTTTCAACAAAGTTACATTGTCACATGATATGTTCAAGGTGTGACAGCCTCAGATAAATAATCTGGGCTTCTAATGAGAGTTCAGGCATGATGTGCTCTATGACACAATTATTTGCCTTAGTAGTATCTGTAGAACTTTCCTTCAGCACAACATTTTAAATGAGATAAAAATGAGTAGAGGAGGAGTAATGTGTCTCTGAAAAAGCGCTATTGGAAAAAATCAAGAATTTAAATGGGCATTATTACCATTCTGTTGAAACAAAGTTATAAAAGGCAAAAACTTGGCTTTTAATGGAATTGAATGCGATGTTCATAATATTTGCCACCATATTCAAATGTCAATCCACAATATGACACAATGAAGGAAATCAATAGTGAAGAGGAGTTTGGGGTCCATATTGGTACAAGCTTGTTTAAAACTGCTCCCTAATGTCGCGTAGCGAGGTAGTCCAGCAGTTCCTTAAAACTGCTTCAAACCAATTTAACCACTACAGATTAGAAATAAAGGTAAAGATTATATTTATAGGTTAGTAAGttattgatcccccccccccccgtggtgcagcaggctaaactgctgagctgctgaccgaaaagttggcggtttgaatccggggagcggggtgagctcccgctgttaggcttagcttctgccaacctagcagttcgaaaactatgtgtagatcaataggtaccgcttttatggcaaggtaacaatgctccatgtagtcatggtggccacatgacctaggagatgtctactgacaatgcctgctctttggcttagaaatggagatgagcaccatcccctagagtcagatacaactagacttaatgtcaagggaaacctttaccttaagttaTGCAGACTACTGAGTAACTCTGTAAACTAATATTATTTACTACAAAAGCATATTACAATAATGAGATTATTTAGAATGCTTCTTACCTTAGCAGAAGTTTCAAACCACCCAACAAAACCTCCATCTTTACAGAACTGATCCATCTGTGATGCATTTGGGCCACTGTCTTTCTTCTGGTCACATTTGTTGGCAAGGAGAACTGCAGGGATTGGGCTACCATTTGGCAGAAGCACTTTACTGTCCAAATCATGTTTCCATTTGGAAACTGCCTCAAACGTTGATCCTCTTGTAACATCGAATACTACAAAAGCACCCACAGCTTCTTTATAGTACACTCGGGTCATATTGCCAAATCGTTCTTGACCTGGAAGACAAATGAGCAGGTGTTATAGATAATACTTCTAAGCACTGGGCTCCTTAAGGCAGTGAAagcaaaatgcttttgcaaaatgtttgtcctaatattttgtttaatattGATGATCAAGGTATAAAGGACTCTTAGTTAcctctggggtttgattccaggacataCATGGACACACGCAAGCATATCAAAATCTAGAAATGCTCAAGGCCCATTATAAACAATACTGTAGTGAACTGGTAtcccttaaataaaatggcaaaatcaaaatatACTTCGATTTTTCTATACGCACTTATATACTGTGGTTGGTTAAATATGTGCATGTCTTCATCAGCCAAAATATTGTGGCATTATAAAGAACTATTTTTGACATGTTGAATCTCACCTTTAAGGGTTTTCATAGGTAATAGGGAAGAAGAGAGAACTCTGTCCTAATGATAATTGATTATTCATCTCCATTGCTGTACCAACAACAGTTTACAAATCAAAAGACACTAATTATCATAATACCACTGCTTCCTAAATATCTGTGCAAAATTTGCTGCTTGGAAAAAAGGTCTAGATGTGCTGGAATTCCCATGCAACCACAAAGAACTTTCCTTCTGGGACTATATGGTGGAGAATCTTTGAGATCCACATTCAAACAATCCACCAGCCTCCCTGTAACTCCTTTGCATCCTTATAGCTCTTTGTCTGAATCAGTATGACTTCAGAATCAAATTGATTCTTTTCTTCAACTTTCAACTTCAACTTTCCTCTTATTGTTCCAAATCTGGACACCACCAAAATTTACTATCAAGCTCAACTCTACAGCAACTGAAACATACAAACCTACCTACGGATCAATCATCTAAGCAAAATTAATATTTCAGAGAAGAAATGTTTTGTAAGTGTTTATTATTCTACTAAAATATTCATGTAGCCTATTACAAAAGATTAATGTAACTGCCATTTGTGTAACAACTTATCCACAGTTCCTCAAGAATCCCAGTTCAAAAACAGGCAGGTACAATGCAAGCGCTGCTCTTCTTAGAAGCTCTGAGTCAACAAGCACAGAGACAAAGGTGTCAAAGTAACAAAGGTCAGCTTGTTTCCTAATTGCATACTGTTTTAAAGTAAACAGTGACCACATGTATAATTAAGGAATGAGTCCTTCAAAATCCCTCCAGATAACATGTCAAGGCAGTAAGCAGATAAACTGCTAGCCTTTAGAGATTTGAATCGTGAGGTCCTCCAGTtgtcttggactgcaactcccaacatttaTCACCACTGGTTATGTTGTCTACAATGTCTAGGACTGCTGAGAGCTGTGATCTAACATCATGATTGTCTGCTTGAAAGCCCCCCTTTCAAAACAATTAACA
Encoded here:
- the rab32 gene encoding ras-related protein Rab-32; this translates as MAGGERGAGGGGGGGSNDSSSGVSGASESREHLFKVLVIGELGVGKTSIIKRYVHQLFSQHYRATIGVDFALKVLPWDSRTLVRLQLWDIAGQERFGNMTRVYYKEAVGAFVVFDVTRGSTFEAVSKWKHDLDSKVLLPNGSPIPAVLLANKCDQKKDSGPNASQMDQFCKDGGFVGWFETSAKDNINIDEAARFLVENILANLKAFPNEENDVGKLKLDSDTLKAESKFQCC